From one Halosimplex rubrum genomic stretch:
- a CDS encoding aldo/keto reductase: protein METRPLGDTGQESTVLTFGAIALDFLDQDDADDLTEQVLDRGVNHVDVAPQYGTAEVKLAPTLADRREEVFLGCKTLERSYEGAWEKLEASLDRLGVDHIDLYQFHAVTESSEIDDITADDGALKAYREAQEEGIIDHIGLTSHGSPDVIREAVDRIPDLETAMFPVNATVAAKDDDAHAFPALARELSEQGMGVLAIKTFAKQPWPDDLADEERPYNTWYEPYDDPAELRRSLRFTLAQDGVTTLTNAGDPRLVDDILDAAADFEPMDDDEQAAMVDERRSEESPVPTVDI from the coding sequence ATGGAGACCAGACCGCTGGGCGACACCGGTCAGGAGAGCACGGTCCTCACCTTCGGCGCCATCGCGCTCGACTTCCTCGACCAGGACGACGCCGACGACCTCACGGAGCAAGTCCTCGACCGCGGGGTCAACCACGTCGACGTGGCCCCGCAGTACGGCACCGCCGAGGTGAAACTCGCGCCGACCCTGGCCGACCGCCGCGAGGAGGTGTTCCTCGGCTGTAAGACGCTCGAACGGAGCTACGAGGGCGCCTGGGAGAAACTGGAAGCCTCGCTCGACCGGCTGGGCGTCGACCACATCGACCTCTACCAGTTCCACGCCGTCACCGAATCCTCCGAGATCGACGATATCACCGCCGACGACGGCGCTCTGAAGGCCTACCGCGAGGCACAGGAGGAGGGGATCATCGACCACATCGGCCTGACGAGCCACGGATCTCCGGACGTGATCCGCGAGGCCGTCGATCGCATCCCCGACCTGGAGACGGCGATGTTTCCGGTCAACGCCACCGTCGCCGCCAAGGACGACGACGCCCACGCGTTCCCCGCGCTGGCCCGCGAACTCTCCGAGCAGGGGATGGGCGTGCTGGCGATCAAGACCTTCGCGAAGCAGCCGTGGCCCGACGACCTGGCCGACGAGGAACGCCCGTACAACACCTGGTACGAGCCCTACGACGACCCCGCCGAGCTGCGGCGGAGTCTCCGCTTCACGCTCGCCCAGGACGGCGTCACGACGCTGACCAACGCCGGCGACCCGCGACTCGTCGACGACATCCTCGACGCCGCGGCCGACTTCGAGCCGATGGACGACGACGAACAGGCCGCGATGGTCGACGAGCGCCGCTCCGAGGAGTCGCCCGTGCCGACGGTCGACATCTGA
- a CDS encoding multiprotein bridging factor aMBF1 yields the protein MVQCEMCGSETSSPNRVKVEGAELDVCDECTDFGTEVKQQSSSSASTKYSTSSSGSSSSSSGSSSSGSSSSSGGSSRRRDMFDEMDELAQDYDETVRSAREAAGMSQEDLARKLNEKASLIRKIERGDTLPSDDVQRKLESALDVNLSAGGTADESEWSGGDSTGEYTLGDVVERKDS from the coding sequence ATGGTTCAGTGTGAGATGTGCGGGAGCGAGACGAGTTCCCCCAACCGCGTCAAGGTCGAGGGGGCGGAGCTCGACGTCTGCGACGAGTGTACCGACTTCGGTACTGAGGTCAAACAGCAGTCCTCGTCGTCGGCCTCGACGAAGTACTCCACGTCGTCGTCGGGGTCGTCGAGCTCCTCGAGTGGGTCCTCGTCGTCCGGCTCGTCGTCGAGTTCGGGCGGCTCCTCGCGGCGCCGAGACATGTTCGACGAGATGGACGAACTCGCCCAGGACTACGACGAGACCGTCCGCTCGGCCCGGGAGGCCGCGGGCATGAGCCAGGAGGACCTCGCCCGCAAGCTCAACGAGAAGGCAAGTCTCATCCGGAAGATCGAGCGGGGCGACACGCTGCCCAGCGACGACGTGCAGCGCAAGTTAGAGAGCGCTCTGGACGTGAACCTCTCCGCGGGCGGGACGGCCGACGAGTCCGAGTGGTCCGGCGGCGACTCGACCGGCGAGTACACGCTCGGCGACGTGGTCGAACGGAAAGACTCCTGA
- a CDS encoding response regulator transcription factor produces MTQGSVDRGTVLVVEDEDHLAELYTEYLDGEYDVRTAYGGVEAMEMLASDLDVVLLDRRMPIVSGNEVLAEIEERGLQCRVAMVTAVDPDFDIIDMGCDDYVVKPVTRDRLTEVVDRLLKLSEYTDRKRDLTSKKLKRNVLQVEKTESELADSDTFQRLQREIAEMEETIQGIADDLGDDYVANKH; encoded by the coding sequence GTGACACAGGGGTCCGTCGATCGAGGGACGGTGCTGGTCGTCGAAGACGAGGATCACCTCGCCGAGTTGTACACGGAGTACCTCGACGGCGAGTACGACGTGCGCACCGCCTACGGCGGCGTCGAGGCCATGGAGATGCTCGCCTCGGATCTCGACGTGGTCCTGCTCGACCGGCGGATGCCCATCGTCTCCGGCAACGAAGTCCTCGCGGAGATCGAGGAGCGCGGGCTCCAGTGCCGGGTCGCCATGGTCACCGCCGTCGACCCGGACTTCGACATCATCGACATGGGCTGTGACGACTACGTCGTCAAGCCCGTGACCAGGGACCGGCTCACCGAGGTGGTCGACCGCCTGCTGAAGCTCTCGGAGTACACCGACCGCAAGCGCGATCTCACCTCGAAGAAGCTCAAGCGGAACGTCCTGCAGGTCGAGAAGACCGAATCGGAACTCGCCGACAGCGACACCTTCCAGCGCCTCCAGCGGGAGATCGCCGAGATGGAGGAGACCATCCAGGGGATCGCCGACGACCTGGGCGACGACTACGTCGCCAACAAACACTGA
- the tpiA gene encoding triose-phosphate isomerase yields MFVLVNLKAYPCDPVEIAEAAADVSDETGVRIAVAPQAAHLSAVAETGVETWAQHVSPVEHGSHTGSTLAEAVADAGAEGTLINHSEARRKLADIDASLGAAERADLETVVCANNPDQVGAAAALGPDAVAVEPPELIGTGTPVSKADPDIVTDAVEAAAAVDESVDVFCGAGISTGDDLDAAADLGATGVLLASGVAKADDPRAALEDLVEPLA; encoded by the coding sequence ATGTTCGTTCTGGTCAACCTGAAGGCCTACCCGTGTGACCCCGTCGAGATAGCCGAGGCGGCCGCCGACGTGAGCGACGAGACCGGCGTGCGGATCGCCGTCGCACCCCAGGCCGCCCACCTCTCGGCGGTCGCCGAGACGGGCGTCGAGACGTGGGCCCAGCACGTCAGCCCCGTCGAACACGGCAGCCACACCGGCAGCACGCTCGCCGAAGCGGTCGCCGACGCCGGCGCCGAGGGCACGCTGATCAACCACTCCGAGGCGCGGCGCAAGCTCGCCGACATCGACGCGAGCCTCGGCGCGGCCGAGCGAGCGGATCTGGAGACGGTGGTCTGCGCGAACAACCCCGACCAGGTCGGCGCCGCGGCCGCGCTCGGACCCGACGCCGTCGCCGTCGAACCGCCGGAGCTCATCGGGACGGGGACGCCCGTCAGCAAGGCCGACCCCGATATCGTCACCGACGCCGTCGAGGCGGCCGCGGCGGTCGACGAGTCGGTCGACGTGTTCTGCGGCGCCGGCATCTCGACCGGCGACGACCTCGACGCGGCCGCCGACCTGGGCGCGACCGGCGTCCTGCTCGCCAGCGGCGTCGCGAAGGCCGACGACCCGCGCGCCGCGCTCGAAGACCTCGTCGAACCGCTCGCCTGA
- the trxA gene encoding thioredoxin codes for MATETASDSDGSADAPVTVDGESDLDELVASGGVVLADFYADWCGPCKALEPVVERLAETTAATVAKVDVDANQQLASTYGVRGVPTLVLFAGGEQVEQVVGAQPEPQLRELIGEYAE; via the coding sequence ATGGCAACCGAGACAGCAAGCGACTCCGACGGGTCGGCGGACGCGCCGGTCACCGTCGACGGCGAATCGGATCTGGACGAGCTGGTCGCGAGCGGCGGCGTCGTACTCGCGGACTTCTACGCGGACTGGTGTGGCCCGTGCAAGGCCCTCGAACCGGTGGTCGAGCGACTCGCCGAGACGACCGCGGCGACGGTCGCGAAGGTCGACGTGGACGCCAACCAGCAGCTCGCCTCGACGTACGGAGTCCGCGGCGTCCCGACGCTGGTCCTGTTCGCCGGCGGGGAGCAGGTCGAACAGGTGGTCGGCGCACAGCCCGAGCCCCAACTGCGGGAACTGATCGGCGAGTACGCCGAGTAG